AAGGAAGTTGATTTTGAGCATTACTTTCATATAATTAATCATAAAAAAGAGTTTCATCCGCGTTCAATAATGGAAATAAATACATTATATAAACAGATTATTCCTTATCTTATTTTTACCTATAATAATCATTTTTTTTTAATGCAGCGCAAATCAAACGCATCAGAAACACGTTTACGTAATAGATTAACCCTTGGCATTGGTGGCCATATCCGTCAAGAAGATATGCAAGAAAATTCATTATTTGCATGGGCAACACGAGAATTTCATGAAGAAGTTTCCTATACAGGAAATCTTACCGTAAAGCCATTGGGTATTATCAATGATGATTCTAATGACGTGGGAAAAGTGCATATTGGATTTGTATTTTTACTCACGGGTGATTCACCTGCAATCGCGATAAAATCAGAGTTAAAAAGCGGTGCTTTACTTTCTTTATCTGAATGTATAAGCCAACGTGAAAATATGGAATCATGGAGTCAGTTTGTGATTGATTATTTACACAAATAATATACGAGAAAAATGATGGAAAAAACATCAATAGATTTTAGTAAATTACATAAAGCACAATCAGTTTTTGAACAATTTCGTTATGATATTGAAGACAATAGTGATCAAACTGATTTAAAAACAGAGACAAAGGAATAACGTATGACTGATACAACAACAACAATAGAATCTTTAAAAAATGATGTTAAAAAATTTGTTGAAGATCGTGAATGGCAACAGTTTCATAGTCCAAAAAATTTAAGTATGGCACTTGTATCAGAAGCAACTGAATTGATGGATCTTTTTTTATGGTGTGAAAGCGCTGCATCATATGAAGAATTGGAAAAACGTAGACAAGAT
The sequence above is drawn from the Candidatus Babeliales bacterium genome and encodes:
- a CDS encoding nucleotide pyrophosphohydrolase → MTDTTTTIESLKNDVKKFVEDREWQQFHSPKNLSMALVSEATELMDLFLWCESAASYEELEKRRQDAEDEIADVAVLLLAFCVRHNIDLSSAIAYKRIEAARKYPIEKCKGKSLKYDQL